A DNA window from Strix aluco isolate bStrAlu1 chromosome 6, bStrAlu1.hap1, whole genome shotgun sequence contains the following coding sequences:
- the C6H2orf66 gene encoding uncharacterized protein C2orf66 homolog yields the protein MWKVVLLGLYTVLAVRGFAKGAPFQPEEKWKPLDNPRNRDLFFRTLQAYFSGRGLDLRKFPATFTVNNEGPRRPVIFYSDPIASAFADYEERKNSFPNYFKG from the exons ATGTGGAAAGTGGTGCTCCTGGGTCTATATACAGTACTGGCTGTGAGAGGATTCGCAAAGGGTGCTCCTTTCcaaccagaagaaaaatggaaacctCTAGATAACCCTAGAAACAGAGACCTG tttttcagaacgCTCCAGGCTTATTTTTCGGGCAGGGGTCTTGATCTCAGAAAGTTCCCAGCTACTTTCACTGTGAACAATGAAGGACCAAGAAGGCCTGTCATCTTCTACTCAGATCCTATTGCTTCTGCATTTGCAGAttatgaagaaaggaaaaattcttttccaaattatttcaaagGCTGA
- the GTF3C3 gene encoding general transcription factor 3C polypeptide 3 isoform X2: MSGFSPELIDYLEGKISFEEFERRREERKSREKDGENASAEENAEDVEAPSSSRKASGKSQSQDETDGETSDGVSKSVHRVFASMLGENEEEEEDEEEEEEEEEEEEEETAEQPTAGDVFVLEMVLNRETKKMMKEKRPRSKLPRALRGLMGEANIRFARGEREEAILMCMEIIRQAPLAHEPFSTLAMIYEDQGDMEKSLQFELIAAHLNPSDTEEWVRLAEMSLEQDNIKQAVFCYTKALKYDPTNVRYLWERSSLYEQLGEHKLAMDGYRRILNLLSPSDGERFMQLARDMAKSYYEANDVTSAIEIIEEAFTKHQSLVSMEDVNIAAELYISSKQYDKALAVITDFAGIVLEKKVSEKSPTEDKKDTGPAVETQESQEAVTDDQNHPVAESSAAAVEKVSCCIPEGVPIDITVKLMVCLVHLNILEPLNPLLTTLVEQNPEEMGDLYLDVAEAFLDVGEYNSALPLLSSLVCSERYNLAVVWLRHAECLKALGHMERAAESYAKVVDLAPLHLDARISLSTLQQQLGRPEKALEALEPMYDPDTLAQDANAAQQELKLLLHRSTLLYSQGKMYGYIDTLLTMLAMLLKVAMSRAQVCLISSSKSGERHLYLIKVSRDKISDNDDQETANCDAKAIFAVLTSVLTKDDWWNLLLKAIYSLCDLSRYKEAELLVDSSLEYYSFYDDRQKRKELEYFGLSAAILDKNFRKAYNYIRIMVMENVNKPQLWNIFNQVTMQSQDVRHHRFCLRLMLKNPDNHALCVLNGHNAFVSGSFKHALGQYVQAFRANPDEPLYSLCIGLTFIHMASQKYVLKRHALLVQSLESNFLYSPPSIFVNLKCLLIPVATELKVSRIWDFPSFTGTWTCVDHVRSLSTTLAVAFTSWDYCTWQSTITKKYLNFLLSP, from the exons ATGTCGGGCTTCAGCCCGGAGCTGATCGACTACCTGGAGGGGAAGATCTCCTTCGAGGAGTTCGAGCGGCGGCGAGAGGAGCGCAAGAGCCGCGAGAAG GATGGCGAAAATGCGTCTGCTGAGGAAAATGCTGAGGATGTAGAGGCTCCATCTTCATCCAGAAAAGCATCTGGCAAATCCCAAAGTCAGGATGAAACTGATG GAGAAACTTCAGATGGCGTCAGTAAATCTGTTCATCGGGTCTTTGCGTCCATGCTTGGGgaaaatgaagaggaggaggaggatgaagaggaagaagaagaagaagaagaagaagaggaagaagaaactgcTGAGCAACCCACAGCTGGAGATGTTTTTGTGTTGGAGATGGTACTTAATCGAGAGACCAAGAAAATGATGAAA GAGAAAAGACCTCGCAGCAAACTTCCTCGTGCCTTGAGGGGTCTGATGGGAGAGGCCAATATCAGGTTTGCTCGAGGAGAACGTGAGGAAGCTATTCTAATGTGTATGGAAATCATTCGACAAG CTCCTCTTGCTCATGAGCCATTTTCCACTCTTGCCATGATCTATGAAGACCAGGGTGACATGGAGAAGTCATTACAGTTTGAACTGATTGCAGCTCACTTAAATCCTAGTGATACTGAGGAGTGGGTTAGACTAGCAGAAATGTCACTGGAACAGGACAACATTAAACAGGCTGTTTTTTGCTACACAAAAG CTCTGAAATATGACCCAACCAACGTGCGTTATCTGTGGGAGAGATCAAGCCTGTATGAACAGCTGGGGGAACACAAGCTGGCAATGGATGGCTACAGGCGTATTTTGAATCTCCTGTCTCCCTCTGATGGAGAGCGCTTTATGCAGTTGGCTAGAGACATGGCAAA GAGTTATTATGAAGCCAATGATGTGACCTCTGCTATTGAGATAATAGAAGAAGCCTTTACTAAACACCAGAGCCTTGTCTCTATGGAAGATGTTAACATTGCAGCTGAACTATATATTTCTTCCAAACAGTATGACAAAGCACTGGCG GTTATTACAGATTTTGCAGGAATTGTACTTGAAAAGAAAGTATCAGAAAAAAGTCCAACCGAGGATAAAAAAG atacaggGCCAGCGGTAGAAACTCAGGAAAGCCAGGAGGCAGTGACTGACGACCAAAATCATCCAGTTGCTGAATCCAGTGCTGCAg CTGTGGAGAAGGTCAGCTGCTGCATACCTGAGGGTGTTCCCATAGACATCACGGTCaagctgatggtgtgtttggtTCATTTGAACATCCTAGAGCCGCTCAAT cctcttttGACAACGCTGGTGGAACAAAATCCAGAAGAAATGGGTGACTTGTATTTGGACGTCGCAGAGGCATTTCTGGATGTTGGAGAATACAACTCAGCACTGCCTCTCTTGAGTTCTCTTGTCTGTTCAGAACGATACAACTTGGCTGTTGTCTGGCTTCGGCATGCGG AGTGCTTGAAGGCTTTGGGACACATGGAGCGTGCCGCAGAGAGCTATGCCAAAGTTGTTGATCTTGCTCCATTGCATCTGGATGCAAGAATCTCACTCTCAacacttcagcagcagctgggccGACCTGAAAAAGCTCTGGAGGCTCTGGAACCAATGTATGATCCAGATACACTGGCTCAGGATGCTAACGCCGCCCAGCAG GAATTAAAGCTACTCCTCCATCGTTCGACACTGTTGTATTCCCAAGGCAAAATGTATGGTTACATAGACACTTTACTGACAATGCTGGCAATGCTGTTGAAG GTAGCAATGAGCAGAGCTCAGGTGTGTTTGATATCTAGTTCCAAATCTGGAGAGAGACACCTCTATCTTATTAAGGTGTCGAGGGATAAAATTTCTGACAATGACGACCAAGAGACAGCAAATTGCGATGCGAAAG CAATTTTTGCTGTTCTCACGAGTGTTCTGACAAAAGATGACTGGTGGAACCTCCTCCTAAAGGCTATATATTCCTTGTGTGACCTCTCCCGGTACAAGGAGGCAGAGCTACTAGTGGATTCCTCACTGGAATATTACTCGTTTTATGATGATAGACAAAAGCGCAAGGAGCTGGAATACTTTGGGCTCTCTGCTGCAATTTTGGACAAGAACTTCAGAAAAGCGTACAATTATATCAG AATCATGGTAATGGAAAATGTCAATAAACCTCAGCTATGGAACATCTTCAATCAAGTTACTATGCAATCTCAGGATGTTCGTCACCATCGCTTTTGTCTCCGCTTGATGCTGAAAAATCCTGATAATCATGCATTGTGTGTCCTAAATGGGCATAATGCGTTTGTATCTGGCAGTTTCAAGCATGCTCTTG GACAGTACGTGCAAGCCTTTCGTGCAAACCCAGATGAACCTCTGTACAGTCTTTGTATTGGCTTGACTTTCATCCACATGGCTTCTCAGAAATATGTGTTGAAAAGGCATGCTCTTCTAGTACAG AGCCTTGAAAGTAATTTCCTCTACTCTCCACCAAGTATTTTCGTTAACCTGAAATGCCTTTTAATTCCTGTGGCCACTGAACTCAAAGTCAGCAGAATATG GGATTTTCCTTCCTTCACCGGTACTTGGACCTGCGTGGACCATGTCAGGAGTCTTTCTACAACCTTGGCCGTGGCCTTCACCAGCTGGGATTACTGCACCTGGCAATCCACTATTACCAAAAAGTACTTGaacttcctcctctcaccttag
- the GTF3C3 gene encoding general transcription factor 3C polypeptide 3 isoform X1: MSGFSPELIDYLEGKISFEEFERRREERKSREKDGENASAEENAEDVEAPSSSRKASGKSQSQDETDGETSDGVSKSVHRVFASMLGENEEEEEDEEEEEEEEEEEEEETAEQPTAGDVFVLEMVLNRETKKMMKEKRPRSKLPRALRGLMGEANIRFARGEREEAILMCMEIIRQAPLAHEPFSTLAMIYEDQGDMEKSLQFELIAAHLNPSDTEEWVRLAEMSLEQDNIKQAVFCYTKALKYDPTNVRYLWERSSLYEQLGEHKLAMDGYRRILNLLSPSDGERFMQLARDMAKSYYEANDVTSAIEIIEEAFTKHQSLVSMEDVNIAAELYISSKQYDKALAVITDFAGIVLEKKVSEKSPTEDKKDTGPAVETQESQEAVTDDQNHPVAESSAAAVEKVSCCIPEGVPIDITVKLMVCLVHLNILEPLNPLLTTLVEQNPEEMGDLYLDVAEAFLDVGEYNSALPLLSSLVCSERYNLAVVWLRHAECLKALGHMERAAESYAKVVDLAPLHLDARISLSTLQQQLGRPEKALEALEPMYDPDTLAQDANAAQQELKLLLHRSTLLYSQGKMYGYIDTLLTMLAMLLKVAMSRAQVCLISSSKSGERHLYLIKVSRDKISDNDDQETANCDAKAIFAVLTSVLTKDDWWNLLLKAIYSLCDLSRYKEAELLVDSSLEYYSFYDDRQKRKELEYFGLSAAILDKNFRKAYNYIRIMVMENVNKPQLWNIFNQVTMQSQDVRHHRFCLRLMLKNPDNHALCVLNGHNAFVSGSFKHALGQYVQAFRANPDEPLYSLCIGLTFIHMASQKYVLKRHALLVQGFSFLHRYLDLRGPCQESFYNLGRGLHQLGLLHLAIHYYQKVLELPPLTLEGIETDQTDLRRDTAFNLSLIYQSSGNTRMAQKMLYTYAVV; this comes from the exons ATGTCGGGCTTCAGCCCGGAGCTGATCGACTACCTGGAGGGGAAGATCTCCTTCGAGGAGTTCGAGCGGCGGCGAGAGGAGCGCAAGAGCCGCGAGAAG GATGGCGAAAATGCGTCTGCTGAGGAAAATGCTGAGGATGTAGAGGCTCCATCTTCATCCAGAAAAGCATCTGGCAAATCCCAAAGTCAGGATGAAACTGATG GAGAAACTTCAGATGGCGTCAGTAAATCTGTTCATCGGGTCTTTGCGTCCATGCTTGGGgaaaatgaagaggaggaggaggatgaagaggaagaagaagaagaagaagaagaagaggaagaagaaactgcTGAGCAACCCACAGCTGGAGATGTTTTTGTGTTGGAGATGGTACTTAATCGAGAGACCAAGAAAATGATGAAA GAGAAAAGACCTCGCAGCAAACTTCCTCGTGCCTTGAGGGGTCTGATGGGAGAGGCCAATATCAGGTTTGCTCGAGGAGAACGTGAGGAAGCTATTCTAATGTGTATGGAAATCATTCGACAAG CTCCTCTTGCTCATGAGCCATTTTCCACTCTTGCCATGATCTATGAAGACCAGGGTGACATGGAGAAGTCATTACAGTTTGAACTGATTGCAGCTCACTTAAATCCTAGTGATACTGAGGAGTGGGTTAGACTAGCAGAAATGTCACTGGAACAGGACAACATTAAACAGGCTGTTTTTTGCTACACAAAAG CTCTGAAATATGACCCAACCAACGTGCGTTATCTGTGGGAGAGATCAAGCCTGTATGAACAGCTGGGGGAACACAAGCTGGCAATGGATGGCTACAGGCGTATTTTGAATCTCCTGTCTCCCTCTGATGGAGAGCGCTTTATGCAGTTGGCTAGAGACATGGCAAA GAGTTATTATGAAGCCAATGATGTGACCTCTGCTATTGAGATAATAGAAGAAGCCTTTACTAAACACCAGAGCCTTGTCTCTATGGAAGATGTTAACATTGCAGCTGAACTATATATTTCTTCCAAACAGTATGACAAAGCACTGGCG GTTATTACAGATTTTGCAGGAATTGTACTTGAAAAGAAAGTATCAGAAAAAAGTCCAACCGAGGATAAAAAAG atacaggGCCAGCGGTAGAAACTCAGGAAAGCCAGGAGGCAGTGACTGACGACCAAAATCATCCAGTTGCTGAATCCAGTGCTGCAg CTGTGGAGAAGGTCAGCTGCTGCATACCTGAGGGTGTTCCCATAGACATCACGGTCaagctgatggtgtgtttggtTCATTTGAACATCCTAGAGCCGCTCAAT cctcttttGACAACGCTGGTGGAACAAAATCCAGAAGAAATGGGTGACTTGTATTTGGACGTCGCAGAGGCATTTCTGGATGTTGGAGAATACAACTCAGCACTGCCTCTCTTGAGTTCTCTTGTCTGTTCAGAACGATACAACTTGGCTGTTGTCTGGCTTCGGCATGCGG AGTGCTTGAAGGCTTTGGGACACATGGAGCGTGCCGCAGAGAGCTATGCCAAAGTTGTTGATCTTGCTCCATTGCATCTGGATGCAAGAATCTCACTCTCAacacttcagcagcagctgggccGACCTGAAAAAGCTCTGGAGGCTCTGGAACCAATGTATGATCCAGATACACTGGCTCAGGATGCTAACGCCGCCCAGCAG GAATTAAAGCTACTCCTCCATCGTTCGACACTGTTGTATTCCCAAGGCAAAATGTATGGTTACATAGACACTTTACTGACAATGCTGGCAATGCTGTTGAAG GTAGCAATGAGCAGAGCTCAGGTGTGTTTGATATCTAGTTCCAAATCTGGAGAGAGACACCTCTATCTTATTAAGGTGTCGAGGGATAAAATTTCTGACAATGACGACCAAGAGACAGCAAATTGCGATGCGAAAG CAATTTTTGCTGTTCTCACGAGTGTTCTGACAAAAGATGACTGGTGGAACCTCCTCCTAAAGGCTATATATTCCTTGTGTGACCTCTCCCGGTACAAGGAGGCAGAGCTACTAGTGGATTCCTCACTGGAATATTACTCGTTTTATGATGATAGACAAAAGCGCAAGGAGCTGGAATACTTTGGGCTCTCTGCTGCAATTTTGGACAAGAACTTCAGAAAAGCGTACAATTATATCAG AATCATGGTAATGGAAAATGTCAATAAACCTCAGCTATGGAACATCTTCAATCAAGTTACTATGCAATCTCAGGATGTTCGTCACCATCGCTTTTGTCTCCGCTTGATGCTGAAAAATCCTGATAATCATGCATTGTGTGTCCTAAATGGGCATAATGCGTTTGTATCTGGCAGTTTCAAGCATGCTCTTG GACAGTACGTGCAAGCCTTTCGTGCAAACCCAGATGAACCTCTGTACAGTCTTTGTATTGGCTTGACTTTCATCCACATGGCTTCTCAGAAATATGTGTTGAAAAGGCATGCTCTTCTAGTACAG GGATTTTCCTTCCTTCACCGGTACTTGGACCTGCGTGGACCATGTCAGGAGTCTTTCTACAACCTTGGCCGTGGCCTTCACCAGCTGGGATTACTGCACCTGGCAATCCACTATTACCAAAAAGTACTTGaacttcctcctctcaccttagAG GGAATAGAAACTGATCAGACAGACTTGAGAAGAGATACTGCCTTTAACTTGTCGCTTATTTACCAGAGCAGTGGAAATACTAGAATGGCTCAAAAGATGTTGTATACCTACGCAGTTGTATGA
- the GTF3C3 gene encoding general transcription factor 3C polypeptide 3 isoform X3, whose translation MSGFSPELIDYLEGKISFEEFERRREERKSREKDGENASAEENAEDVEAPSSSRKASGKSQSQDETDGETSDGVSKSVHRVFASMLGENEEEEEDEEEEEEEEEEEEEETAEQPTAGDVFVLEMVLNRETKKMMKEKRPRSKLPRALRGLMGEANIRFARGEREEAILMCMEIIRQAPLAHEPFSTLAMIYEDQGDMEKSLQFELIAAHLNPSDTEEWVRLAEMSLEQDNIKQAVFCYTKALKYDPTNVRYLWERSSLYEQLGEHKLAMDGYRRILNLLSPSDGERFMQLARDMAKSYYEANDVTSAIEIIEEAFTKHQSLVSMEDVNIAAELYISSKQYDKALAVITDFAGIVLEKKVSEKSPTEDKKAVEKVSCCIPEGVPIDITVKLMVCLVHLNILEPLNPLLTTLVEQNPEEMGDLYLDVAEAFLDVGEYNSALPLLSSLVCSERYNLAVVWLRHAECLKALGHMERAAESYAKVVDLAPLHLDARISLSTLQQQLGRPEKALEALEPMYDPDTLAQDANAAQQELKLLLHRSTLLYSQGKMYGYIDTLLTMLAMLLKVAMSRAQVCLISSSKSGERHLYLIKVSRDKISDNDDQETANCDAKAIFAVLTSVLTKDDWWNLLLKAIYSLCDLSRYKEAELLVDSSLEYYSFYDDRQKRKELEYFGLSAAILDKNFRKAYNYIRIMVMENVNKPQLWNIFNQVTMQSQDVRHHRFCLRLMLKNPDNHALCVLNGHNAFVSGSFKHALGQYVQAFRANPDEPLYSLCIGLTFIHMASQKYVLKRHALLVQGFSFLHRYLDLRGPCQESFYNLGRGLHQLGLLHLAIHYYQKVLELPPLTLEGIETDQTDLRRDTAFNLSLIYQSSGNTRMAQKMLYTYAVV comes from the exons ATGTCGGGCTTCAGCCCGGAGCTGATCGACTACCTGGAGGGGAAGATCTCCTTCGAGGAGTTCGAGCGGCGGCGAGAGGAGCGCAAGAGCCGCGAGAAG GATGGCGAAAATGCGTCTGCTGAGGAAAATGCTGAGGATGTAGAGGCTCCATCTTCATCCAGAAAAGCATCTGGCAAATCCCAAAGTCAGGATGAAACTGATG GAGAAACTTCAGATGGCGTCAGTAAATCTGTTCATCGGGTCTTTGCGTCCATGCTTGGGgaaaatgaagaggaggaggaggatgaagaggaagaagaagaagaagaagaagaagaggaagaagaaactgcTGAGCAACCCACAGCTGGAGATGTTTTTGTGTTGGAGATGGTACTTAATCGAGAGACCAAGAAAATGATGAAA GAGAAAAGACCTCGCAGCAAACTTCCTCGTGCCTTGAGGGGTCTGATGGGAGAGGCCAATATCAGGTTTGCTCGAGGAGAACGTGAGGAAGCTATTCTAATGTGTATGGAAATCATTCGACAAG CTCCTCTTGCTCATGAGCCATTTTCCACTCTTGCCATGATCTATGAAGACCAGGGTGACATGGAGAAGTCATTACAGTTTGAACTGATTGCAGCTCACTTAAATCCTAGTGATACTGAGGAGTGGGTTAGACTAGCAGAAATGTCACTGGAACAGGACAACATTAAACAGGCTGTTTTTTGCTACACAAAAG CTCTGAAATATGACCCAACCAACGTGCGTTATCTGTGGGAGAGATCAAGCCTGTATGAACAGCTGGGGGAACACAAGCTGGCAATGGATGGCTACAGGCGTATTTTGAATCTCCTGTCTCCCTCTGATGGAGAGCGCTTTATGCAGTTGGCTAGAGACATGGCAAA GAGTTATTATGAAGCCAATGATGTGACCTCTGCTATTGAGATAATAGAAGAAGCCTTTACTAAACACCAGAGCCTTGTCTCTATGGAAGATGTTAACATTGCAGCTGAACTATATATTTCTTCCAAACAGTATGACAAAGCACTGGCG GTTATTACAGATTTTGCAGGAATTGTACTTGAAAAGAAAGTATCAGAAAAAAGTCCAACCGAGGATAAAAAAG CTGTGGAGAAGGTCAGCTGCTGCATACCTGAGGGTGTTCCCATAGACATCACGGTCaagctgatggtgtgtttggtTCATTTGAACATCCTAGAGCCGCTCAAT cctcttttGACAACGCTGGTGGAACAAAATCCAGAAGAAATGGGTGACTTGTATTTGGACGTCGCAGAGGCATTTCTGGATGTTGGAGAATACAACTCAGCACTGCCTCTCTTGAGTTCTCTTGTCTGTTCAGAACGATACAACTTGGCTGTTGTCTGGCTTCGGCATGCGG AGTGCTTGAAGGCTTTGGGACACATGGAGCGTGCCGCAGAGAGCTATGCCAAAGTTGTTGATCTTGCTCCATTGCATCTGGATGCAAGAATCTCACTCTCAacacttcagcagcagctgggccGACCTGAAAAAGCTCTGGAGGCTCTGGAACCAATGTATGATCCAGATACACTGGCTCAGGATGCTAACGCCGCCCAGCAG GAATTAAAGCTACTCCTCCATCGTTCGACACTGTTGTATTCCCAAGGCAAAATGTATGGTTACATAGACACTTTACTGACAATGCTGGCAATGCTGTTGAAG GTAGCAATGAGCAGAGCTCAGGTGTGTTTGATATCTAGTTCCAAATCTGGAGAGAGACACCTCTATCTTATTAAGGTGTCGAGGGATAAAATTTCTGACAATGACGACCAAGAGACAGCAAATTGCGATGCGAAAG CAATTTTTGCTGTTCTCACGAGTGTTCTGACAAAAGATGACTGGTGGAACCTCCTCCTAAAGGCTATATATTCCTTGTGTGACCTCTCCCGGTACAAGGAGGCAGAGCTACTAGTGGATTCCTCACTGGAATATTACTCGTTTTATGATGATAGACAAAAGCGCAAGGAGCTGGAATACTTTGGGCTCTCTGCTGCAATTTTGGACAAGAACTTCAGAAAAGCGTACAATTATATCAG AATCATGGTAATGGAAAATGTCAATAAACCTCAGCTATGGAACATCTTCAATCAAGTTACTATGCAATCTCAGGATGTTCGTCACCATCGCTTTTGTCTCCGCTTGATGCTGAAAAATCCTGATAATCATGCATTGTGTGTCCTAAATGGGCATAATGCGTTTGTATCTGGCAGTTTCAAGCATGCTCTTG GACAGTACGTGCAAGCCTTTCGTGCAAACCCAGATGAACCTCTGTACAGTCTTTGTATTGGCTTGACTTTCATCCACATGGCTTCTCAGAAATATGTGTTGAAAAGGCATGCTCTTCTAGTACAG GGATTTTCCTTCCTTCACCGGTACTTGGACCTGCGTGGACCATGTCAGGAGTCTTTCTACAACCTTGGCCGTGGCCTTCACCAGCTGGGATTACTGCACCTGGCAATCCACTATTACCAAAAAGTACTTGaacttcctcctctcaccttagAG GGAATAGAAACTGATCAGACAGACTTGAGAAGAGATACTGCCTTTAACTTGTCGCTTATTTACCAGAGCAGTGGAAATACTAGAATGGCTCAAAAGATGTTGTATACCTACGCAGTTGTATGA
- the GTF3C3 gene encoding general transcription factor 3C polypeptide 3 isoform X4, with protein MSGFSPELIDYLEGKISFEEFERRREERKSREKDGENASAEENAEDVEAPSSSRKASGKSQSQDETDGETSDGVSKSVHRVFASMLGENEEEEEDEEEEEEEEEEEEEETAEQPTAGDVFVLEMVLNRETKKMMKEKRPRSKLPRALRGLMGEANIRFARGEREEAILMCMEIIRQAPLAHEPFSTLAMIYEDQGDMEKSLQFELIAAHLNPSDTEEWVRLAEMSLEQDNIKQAVFCYTKALKYDPTNVRYLWERSSLYEQLGEHKLAMDGYRRILNLLSPSDGERFMQLARDMAKSYYEANDVTSAIEIIEEAFTKHQSLVSMEDVNIAAELYISSKQYDKALAVITDFAGIVLEKKVSEKSPTEDKKDTGPAVETQESQEAVTDDQNHPVAESSAAAVEKVSCCIPEGVPIDITVKLMVCLVHLNILEPLNPLLTTLVEQNPEEMGDLYLDVAEAFLDVGEYNSALPLLSSLVCSERYNLAVVWLRHAECLKALGHMERAAESYAKVVDLAPLHLDARISLSTLQQQLGRPEKALEALEPMYDPDTLAQDANAAQQELKLLLHRSTLLYSQGKMYGYIDTLLTMLAMLLKVAMSRAQVCLISSSKSGERHLYLIKVSRDKISDNDDQETANCDAKAIFAVLTSVLTKDDWWNLLLKAIYSLCDLSRYKEAELLVDSSLEYYSFYDDRQKRKELEYFGLSAAILDKNFRKAYNYIRIMVMENVNKPQLWNIFNQVTMQSQDVRHHRFCLRLMLKNPDNHALCVLNGHNAFVSGSFKHALGQYVQAFRANPDEPLYSLCIGLTFIHMASQKYVLKRHALLVQIQLQTTD; from the exons ATGTCGGGCTTCAGCCCGGAGCTGATCGACTACCTGGAGGGGAAGATCTCCTTCGAGGAGTTCGAGCGGCGGCGAGAGGAGCGCAAGAGCCGCGAGAAG GATGGCGAAAATGCGTCTGCTGAGGAAAATGCTGAGGATGTAGAGGCTCCATCTTCATCCAGAAAAGCATCTGGCAAATCCCAAAGTCAGGATGAAACTGATG GAGAAACTTCAGATGGCGTCAGTAAATCTGTTCATCGGGTCTTTGCGTCCATGCTTGGGgaaaatgaagaggaggaggaggatgaagaggaagaagaagaagaagaagaagaagaggaagaagaaactgcTGAGCAACCCACAGCTGGAGATGTTTTTGTGTTGGAGATGGTACTTAATCGAGAGACCAAGAAAATGATGAAA GAGAAAAGACCTCGCAGCAAACTTCCTCGTGCCTTGAGGGGTCTGATGGGAGAGGCCAATATCAGGTTTGCTCGAGGAGAACGTGAGGAAGCTATTCTAATGTGTATGGAAATCATTCGACAAG CTCCTCTTGCTCATGAGCCATTTTCCACTCTTGCCATGATCTATGAAGACCAGGGTGACATGGAGAAGTCATTACAGTTTGAACTGATTGCAGCTCACTTAAATCCTAGTGATACTGAGGAGTGGGTTAGACTAGCAGAAATGTCACTGGAACAGGACAACATTAAACAGGCTGTTTTTTGCTACACAAAAG CTCTGAAATATGACCCAACCAACGTGCGTTATCTGTGGGAGAGATCAAGCCTGTATGAACAGCTGGGGGAACACAAGCTGGCAATGGATGGCTACAGGCGTATTTTGAATCTCCTGTCTCCCTCTGATGGAGAGCGCTTTATGCAGTTGGCTAGAGACATGGCAAA GAGTTATTATGAAGCCAATGATGTGACCTCTGCTATTGAGATAATAGAAGAAGCCTTTACTAAACACCAGAGCCTTGTCTCTATGGAAGATGTTAACATTGCAGCTGAACTATATATTTCTTCCAAACAGTATGACAAAGCACTGGCG GTTATTACAGATTTTGCAGGAATTGTACTTGAAAAGAAAGTATCAGAAAAAAGTCCAACCGAGGATAAAAAAG atacaggGCCAGCGGTAGAAACTCAGGAAAGCCAGGAGGCAGTGACTGACGACCAAAATCATCCAGTTGCTGAATCCAGTGCTGCAg CTGTGGAGAAGGTCAGCTGCTGCATACCTGAGGGTGTTCCCATAGACATCACGGTCaagctgatggtgtgtttggtTCATTTGAACATCCTAGAGCCGCTCAAT cctcttttGACAACGCTGGTGGAACAAAATCCAGAAGAAATGGGTGACTTGTATTTGGACGTCGCAGAGGCATTTCTGGATGTTGGAGAATACAACTCAGCACTGCCTCTCTTGAGTTCTCTTGTCTGTTCAGAACGATACAACTTGGCTGTTGTCTGGCTTCGGCATGCGG AGTGCTTGAAGGCTTTGGGACACATGGAGCGTGCCGCAGAGAGCTATGCCAAAGTTGTTGATCTTGCTCCATTGCATCTGGATGCAAGAATCTCACTCTCAacacttcagcagcagctgggccGACCTGAAAAAGCTCTGGAGGCTCTGGAACCAATGTATGATCCAGATACACTGGCTCAGGATGCTAACGCCGCCCAGCAG GAATTAAAGCTACTCCTCCATCGTTCGACACTGTTGTATTCCCAAGGCAAAATGTATGGTTACATAGACACTTTACTGACAATGCTGGCAATGCTGTTGAAG GTAGCAATGAGCAGAGCTCAGGTGTGTTTGATATCTAGTTCCAAATCTGGAGAGAGACACCTCTATCTTATTAAGGTGTCGAGGGATAAAATTTCTGACAATGACGACCAAGAGACAGCAAATTGCGATGCGAAAG CAATTTTTGCTGTTCTCACGAGTGTTCTGACAAAAGATGACTGGTGGAACCTCCTCCTAAAGGCTATATATTCCTTGTGTGACCTCTCCCGGTACAAGGAGGCAGAGCTACTAGTGGATTCCTCACTGGAATATTACTCGTTTTATGATGATAGACAAAAGCGCAAGGAGCTGGAATACTTTGGGCTCTCTGCTGCAATTTTGGACAAGAACTTCAGAAAAGCGTACAATTATATCAG AATCATGGTAATGGAAAATGTCAATAAACCTCAGCTATGGAACATCTTCAATCAAGTTACTATGCAATCTCAGGATGTTCGTCACCATCGCTTTTGTCTCCGCTTGATGCTGAAAAATCCTGATAATCATGCATTGTGTGTCCTAAATGGGCATAATGCGTTTGTATCTGGCAGTTTCAAGCATGCTCTTG GACAGTACGTGCAAGCCTTTCGTGCAAACCCAGATGAACCTCTGTACAGTCTTTGTATTGGCTTGACTTTCATCCACATGGCTTCTCAGAAATATGTGTTGAAAAGGCATGCTCTTCTAGTACAG ATCCAGTTACAAACCACAGACTGA